atatatgaatatcgATGATCTCGTGTTTCTTCCCTACTCTTGCTTCTCCGCACGTACCTATTGCTCCCTCCTAGttagtattattattgttatcttTGTGGGTAATTAAATATGGCTGGGAGGGGTGTAGTAGGTCCACTGCTGTTTCTCAACCTGATTTTGTACTCCATAGTTGTGGGCTTTGCGAGTTGGAACTTGAATCACTTCATTAATGGGCACACAAATTACCCtggtatatagatatatatgtggGTGTGTGTAGTGTACATGCGCTTCACTTGTTTTAGTTTTGATCTTAATGCATGGTTCTCATAGTTACTCCTTGTTTTTCGTATGTTATTTGCGGAGAAGTTAttctgagatatatatatatatcggatatcgtctctaaatatatatatatatatatatatatatatatatatactatatataatatatatatataaaaaaacactTGTTCAAACAACTGTCACAAAGCATCAAATCCACAAGAGCTGTTTGAATACAagctaataatatataatactatatatatatatatatatatatattaatatatataatatatatatacagaataaCTTCTCCGCAAATAACATACGAAATACANNNNNNNNNNNNNNNNNNNNNNNNNNNNNNNNNNNNNNNNNNNNNNNNNNNNNNNNNNNNNNNNNNNNNNNNNNNNNNNNNNNNNNNNNNNNNNNNNNNNNNNNNNNNNNNNNNNNNNNNNNNNNNNNNNNNNNNNNNNNNNNNNNNNNNNNNNNNNNNNNNNNNNNNNNNNNNNNNNNNNNNNNNNNNNNNNNNNNNNNNNNNNNNNNNNNNNNNNNNNNNNNNNNNNNNNNNNNNNNNNNNNNNNNNNNNNNNNNNNNNNNNNNNNNNNNNNNNNNNNNNNNNNNNNNNNNNNNNNNNNNNNNNNNNNNNNNNNNNNNNNNNNNNNNNNNNNNNNNNNNNNNNNNNNNNNNNNNNNNNNNNNNNNNNNNNNNNNNNNNNNNNNNNNNNNNNNNNNNNNNNNNNNNNNNNNNNNNNNNNNNNNNNNNNNNNNNNNNNNNNNNNNNNNNNNNNNNNNNNNNNNNNNNNNNNNNNNNNNNNNNNNNNNNNNNNNNNNNNNNNNNNNNNNNNNNNNNNNNNNNNNNNNNNNNNNNNNNNNNNNNNNNNNNNNNNNNNNNNNNNNNNNNNNNNNNNNNNNNNNNNNNNNNNNNNNNNNNNNNNNNNNNNNNNNNNNNNNNNNNNNNNNNNNNNNNNNNNNNNNNNNNNNNNNNNNNNNNNNNNNNNNNNNNNNNNNNNNNNNNNNNNNNNNNNNNNNNNNNNNNNNNNNNNNNNNNNNNNNNNNNNNNNNNNNNNNNNNNNNNNNNNNNNNNNNNNNNNNNNNNNNNNNNNNNNNNNNNNNNNNNNNNNNNNNNNNNNNNNNNNNNNNNNNNNNNNNNNNNNNNNNNNNNNNNNNNNNNNNNNNNNNNNNNNNNNNNNNNNNNNNNNNNNNNNNNNNNNNNNNNNNNNNNNNNNNNNNNNNNNNNNNNNNNNNNNNNNNNNNNNNNNNNNNNNNNNNNNNNNNNNNNNNNNNNNNNNNNNNNNNNNNNNNNNNNNNNNNNNNNNNNNNNNNNNNNNNNNNNNNNNNNNNNNNNNNNNNNNNNNNNNNNNNNNNNNNNNNNNNNNNNNNNNNNNNNNNNNNNNNNNNNNNNNNNNNNNNNNNNNNNNNNNNNNNNNNNNNNNNNNNNNNNNNNNNNNNNNNNNNNNNNNNNNNNNNNNNNNNNNNNNNNNNNNNNNNNNNNNNNNNNNNNNNNNNNNNNNNNNNNNNNNNNNNNNNNNNNNNNNNNNNNNNNNNNNNNNNNNNNNNNNNNNNNNNNNNNNNNNNNNNNNNNNNNNNNNNNNNNNNNNNNNNNNNNNNNNNNNNNNNNNNNNNNNNNNNNNNNNNNNNNNNNNNNNNNNNNNNNNNNNNNNNNNNNNNNNNNNNNNNNNNNNNNNNNNNNNNNNNNNNNNNNNNNNNNNNNNNNNNNNTGTTTGTTTTGGCTATTGTATATGATATAGAGAGTCTCTTTTCATGCCTTTTGATATTCTCTCCTATAACAGTGAAATAATAAGTGAGCCTCTACTccttaatatttataattatcacAATGCACCTTCTCtattatatacacatatatagaaagagagagttcgactactatactcttaccggtatagatttttttgtACTAATAAATTTTCGATTGTTAGATTTATTctcttgatcattttcatcaGTTAGATCACACTATATATTCAACCAAACACCTACTTAATTTTAGGAGATCATTATCATACTAACAGCACAAACTTAAAACAGCGAAAGTAAATTAAACGAACTTATATATTCAATGAAATCAAAACttgctaaaataaatttttttgattacaaatattaagcgactagctagagagcagtatatttatattttgtatgcAATTATAGATAGCAGATAAAAAATATctagatctatatatataccaaattaAGTGACTACAttgaaaaaaattcatatttgtatttgaatttgaatcccaATCCGAATTGATCTAATTTTCATTTGTATACCCATATCTATCTAAAACAACATTCATTTAGTGTCGAATAAACCTGCCCGTTTgtatttgggttcggatttgggcTAGCTGGTGTGGGCACATGCCCACATTTTacccaaaattaatttaagaacCCTCCTTTATTTCATCTCAGTTCCTTTTGGTTGAGTAGCagcaaaaatattaatacttctTTTTTAGTAGTATTATTTCATTATACCAATCGTGCTCATCTTGTATTTCTTTTCTGACTCTGCCCCtgcgcatgcatgcatgcagggGTGGCGGGGAACGGCGCGACCTTCTACTTTCTGGTGTTCGCGATCCTCGCAGGCGTGGTGGGGGTGGTGTCGAAGCTCGCCGGCGTCAACCACGTGCGAGCGTGGAGGAACGACAGCCTCGCCGCGGCCGCTGCTTCTTCCATTATCGCCTGGGCCATCACTGCCCTAGCCCTCGGgtacacatgcatgcactcctcttcctccttttctcttacatacatacatacatacatacatacatacatatatatgtagaatgagattactatactatctatagtatcggagctctgctattatagtcttattttcaatcttagggtgttcaaattaacaatccacaccgttaaatatgatctaggatatatgaagtttttaagaataaaattttagtttatttcgacatcatttaattagtaaataaattatgtcaaagtGGACGGTGGAAATATattgaacaatttttaaaatttaagtataggatttttaaattcaagataaagAATGTTGGccttgatctagatagtttaaagtattttctatcaaacttttgaataaatttagattattctacactgttaaactctAAACTTATAGTAGCCAtcgaaaattgacaattttaaaatggtttgatcataaagtaaactatgtcgaaaaaatataaaattttgtttttaaaaactttaagtattctagatcagttttaacggtatggatcattaatttgaatatcctaaaatcgaaaacgagactatagtaccaaagccacggtactatagatagtacaTGAGCCTAACTCTAACTCTATATGCATAATTTTAGGGTTGATTATACAAGTCTTTTTAAGTTTTGTCAACTGTTTCTTTTGCAATTAAAGTAAGAAATTTCAGTGTTTAATTTATCTACTTGAAGTAGtctaagggggtgtttggcctagcttttaaaaagcgcttttgAGCTGATAAgtaattttcggctcaatagagcgtttgacaactcacttttaaaatctgattctgctttttagaatcagaaaattgatttgaaggctccagaatcaaaagcagaaaaaacctgcttcttgaaatctaattctgattttggttttaaacttcaaatttttatttttattttaattttaatatttaaatttaaatttaattttaaattttaatttttagatttatttttgaatttttaaattttaacttttaaattttaaattttaaaaaatagattttaaactttaaattttaaattttaattttaaatttcaaatctcaaattttagattttaaaatttcaaattttaaatttcaatctacaaatttgagatatttaaaaatttaaaataaaaatttttaatatttaaatttcaaattagaattttatatcattcaaatttaaatataaatttaaaatttaattagttctgaaatttaaattcaaaatttaaatttcaaagattattgtaaatttataattttaaatttaatttcaatttaaatattcaaatttaaatattaacatttaaatttaaatttaaaattcataataattttaattttaattattaatttaaaattttaaatatattaaatttaaaatttaaatataaatattaatattgttatatctttaattctaattatttaaatatttacattacaaattatagtattaaattttaattcttaatttaatagtttgaaattttaattttaatttatatattttatatataaaatttaatatttaaaattcatatatattatttttattaaatttaattaaattttctaatttttaaatttcatgattattttaaattttaatttcttaaattttaataattattttaaaattaaaatatcaatttttaaattttgtacaattttgaaaattaaaaattttaattttaattttaatttaaatttagattttaaattattttaaaataaaattaaataaaaatattaatttatgtaaacatcaaaaaaatttgccaaacagcttttcaaaatcacttcagaaaaatcacttttatctaaattaCGCCAAACGCTCTATAGCTTTTAGCTTTatagcttttaaccaaaatcacttctctaaatcaaaatcattttttcaaaaatcacttttcagaagCTAGGCTAAATAGGTCCTAAGTTTCAAAATCAGAAGCACTAAAttgaaatttctatttttacttAGCATTAAGCTATTGtagaatatctttttctttttttttacttttttttttcaaagactGTATTAGTTAAATATTCAATTATGCACATCAACAGAGATGgtaaatctaattaatttgagATATGAGTTACATAAGCTTAATTTAGAATTGATTACTTACTTTTGTGGTGGtccttttttctccttttagcCAAATTGTAACAAGTATTCTTTCATGaattgcaccattttttttttaggattaatttcattcaGATTCCTGCagatatagtgaattacaaatatatccctataaagttcaactttcatatgttaacCTTCTAAAGGTCCtaattttcttaaatatatccctatcgTTAGAATCAGTTagtaaattttagttaaccattagattaaatacttaattctggTTAGTTTATGAAATAACTCGATATTTTTGcctcttttatattatattattgtggcttttagagggacatatttgtgatgacaaaaatgaCATTTCACTTAAAGTATAAACAATTCTATAACTGTAACAAACTAGaaagataaatttgaaaatattagaatttttatataaacaacatatgaaagttgaactttgtaaagttatacttgaaattcattatatttgtaagGACCTGTAtgtatttaattctttttttaacaCGAATCACACCAATTATTCGATTACAGTATTTCtagttatcttttttttttcttttttttttctttttttttttgagagagatagatagtacgctacccgcttaaaattataatagtgTGTATGTaactctctctttgtttttctttttttttttttttggtttgctcAGGTTAGCGATAAAGGAGATACACATGGGAGGGCACAGGGGATGGAGACTAAGGGTGTTGGAGGGAGCCATTATCATACTCGGGCTCACCCAACTCATCTACGTGTTGCTTATCCATGCGGGTATATTTAGCAGGAGATACGGACCGGGTTACCGGGCCGAACCCCATTATGGGCCCGGTGGACCCGACCCGAAAGGGAGTGTTGTTTAAGTGCCCTTTTGGGGGTGTTCGTTGAGAGTTTATAGTTATGGAGGGGAATTAATTAGTGGGAGATAATGATGGTTTTAAGTAtcattttgtgtgtgtgtgtgtgtgtattttgTATGTGCATGTGCTCTGAATCGTATGAATTTGTGTGGACATATATGTGTTTTTTATTCCTAGTGTTGTTAAATTGGTAGTGTTGTTTTTTTCTAAGTAATCGTTAGATGtcagttttttttgtataatttgtACGTCTCgataaagatataaaatttttatgttttggcAGGCCTATAGTATTTATATAATCTATGCTATTAGAAGGATGGGGTATctaattgtattatttttaaaacttatttacTTCGTGATCTTGAAAGTTTAATTATGTTAAAGCTAGCTATTCAAAttgagtaaaaaatttaataaaagattaTCTTCGCTATTAAAAATAGGACAAACACcttcactataaaatttaagttctctattattattttgtaaaaattttcgTTCTCAAACGTTTACTTTTACTTTGAAACTATCATTTTCGCTAcacaaataatattaaagttttataaaatttaatttttagatatctGATATCGTATTTTATGAAACCGATCGTTTATTCAGATATCTGATCATCGAAAGTAAAAAAGGCAAAGTACTCTACCACACACGCTTATTATTTTAATGCTTCCATTGCGCTGAAATTGAGTATAATCTAAGAAGGTCCAAAACACTTGTTTCCCAAACCCGTATTTTGGCCAGTGGAAACACTACTAACTAAGAATGCAAATGTGTTTGAATTGGTAGAGTTTCTGATTTGAATCGGAcagtaaataaagataaaaaattttaaaaaataaagcagGAGGTGTTGATCCCCTATGTTTTCTTGATCAGTCCCAATTCACAAAAAattagtcaaaattttattcttatcccGACCCGCACTGAATAGAATAATAAGTGAGGGTAAAATTTAAGATAGCTCTACCCGACCCGTTAAAGGAAACGGGCGAGAggcggatccgccccgtttgatGCCTACTAACGCTAACCCGACATTTCCAAATCCGTTTTTACAGCTGCTCcccggaggagagagagagagagagagagagagagagagaggagctcgCCATGGAAGGAGGAGACGAGCTCGACGAGTCGATTAGGGCACACTTCCCCCTCTCCTTCGGCAAACCCTCCAAGCCCCAGGCTCACGCCTCCGCCATCCACTCCTCCACCCGCCGCGCCCCGCCcccgaaccctaaccctaaccctacacGGCCGAGCTACTCCGCCTCCGAGGACGACGGAGCGATGATCGGCCCccctcggcc
This genomic interval from Ananas comosus cultivar F153 linkage group 8, ASM154086v1, whole genome shotgun sequence contains the following:
- the LOC109714572 gene encoding uncharacterized protein LOC109714572, encoding MAGRGVVGPLLFLNLILYSIVVGFASWNLNHFINGHTNYPGVAGNGATFYFLVFAILAGVVGVVSKLAGVNHVRAWRNDSLAAAAASSIIAWAITALALGLAIKEIHMGGHRGWRLRVLEGAIIILGLTQLIYVLLIHAGIFSRRYGPGYRAEPHYGPGGPDPKGSVV